The nucleotide window TGGAATCACCACGTTCAATTGTCAAGAGAAAACGTAAGAAGGCTGAATCTAGACCATTTGGCGAAGAGAAgacttcaaagaaaaaatcaaagaaactcAAGAAGTCTACTCTTGAAATTTGTCCTTCGGAGTTTGATACTAACCTCTCTACAATGGAGCATGATGAAGTTACAGAGTCAAAACCAAGTGAGAGTGTGGTTGATTTTGAGCATAAACCAGTTAGTAGAAGCAAGATGGGAGGGAAAATATCTATCACTTCCATGCCTGTAAAGCGTGTTCTCATGATAAAACCAGAGAAGTTAAAGAAGGGCAACATTTGGTCTAGAGATTGTATTCCACCACCAGATTTTTGGTTGTCACAAGAGGATGCGATATTGTGTGCTGTTGTACATGAGTATGGTCCTTATTGGAGCTTGGTTAGTGACATACTTTATGGAATGACTGCTGGTGGGTTTTATAGGGGAAGATATCGCCATCCTGTCCATTGCTGTGAGAGATTTAGGGAACTCATCCAAAGATATGTTTTGTCTACACCGGACAATCCTAATTATGAAAAAGTTAATAATATAGGATCTGGAAAGGCTCTTCTAAGAGTAACAGAGGTACAAatggtgttttattttttcagaacTGCATATGTTTTGTCAATCTCATAAACACTTTTATCACTTAGCTATTGTGAATTGTAGTTGGTGCAGTTAACATTTATTAAACGACTCATCATCTTTCTTGTATGCCAGGATAATATTCGAATGTTATTAAATGTTGCTGCTGAGCAGCCCAATAGAGAGTTTGTCATTCAGAAACACTTCACTGCCCTGCTTTCATCTGTCTGGAAGGTGACATCTCGCAAAGATCGCCGAAAAAATCTCCCATCATCCTGGAATGGTCTATATTCTGGTGGAAGCTTTTTTAGTTCCTCTAACCAAATTTCTCAGACTTCCATGAAGGAACGTACAGAAAGAATGAAGTTGAGCACTTTTGGGCACGGTACCAAGTTGATAGCTGCTGCACTTAATGATGCCAGCAGCAGGCAGGAGGATGGCAGAGTCTTTCGTCCCAACCTGGGGAAAGATTCAGCAATGGATGCAGAGCGGTTGGATATAACTTTGGAATTTCAGGGAGGGAAAGATGACTTCATGGATGCATTGCCGTCTGTTATAAATTTGTCAGTATCCGATTCAGACCCTTTGCCCTTGTTAAGTCAAGCTACAGAAGATCATCATCTTCGAAACTCCAGCAATGATCAGTGCAAAGATTCCTGTGATGTAAATTTAGCTGAGAACCGTTTCAGGTAAGGTCTCTTGCAACATGAATCCAGAACAATTggtatatgaaaaataaacatttttcatgTAGATGTCTGAACAAATTCTTAGTTTGGCGATTTGGGTATTGGAAGGTTGCTAATAAGAGTTCTGTCTACTTTCAGGACTGCAACAAGAACTTGCATTGAAGATACCATGGGGTGGGCTGCATCTGCATTCCCAACAAATGATATCAGGTCTCGGTCAGTGTCAAAGCCACAGACCACGGGAAAGCACAAACTTGTCTTCTCTGATTCAGTTAGACCTTCCAAATCGAAGATCAGAAAAAGTTCAGTAGAGCATGGTGAGATGCGTAGCTTTATTACTGAGCAGGTATTTCAACCTTTGCCAATGGCTGCACCCATGAATCCCATTCCAAGGTTTGACCTGAACATGCCTGTCAGCGAGGATGTTGGAATTGATGATTTGGAAGACAATTCTTATTCTTACATTGACGAGTCTTTGTTGGAAACGGAGGACTTTGGAGTTCTCCCACATGAATATGTTCCTGGCTTGATTGGAGACCTTGATGATGAACTATTGCCAGAATATATTGACATTGGGTAAGCTAAATCTGAGAGCTGGAACCACTAGTTTTGTGTCCAGGCCGAGCTCCCTCTTTAAAGAAGTTACGATTGGTGGAAAACTAATCTTCAAATTTGGGATTATAAACTTTTTACTCCCATCACACGTGGATTACGAAGCAGACGGTATTGGAATTGGGAGATTGGACTTTGCCCTTTGCAGATGCAGGGGCAGTTTTTTGGCCCATCTTCCCGTCACACGCTGAAATCGACCTTCTTTTCTGCGTGAAGAATCTGTGCGGGACTGCAAAGGAGCCAAGATTTAGGGAACTCTaattgtaacataaaatttttgTAGTTAATCTCTCACTGGGTGGAGAGATGGTTGAATTTGTTTAGGGCTTCCATTGAGACGTCTGTATGGGCACATTTACTCCATGAGAAGTAGTGAATGAAATTAGCTTACCagtcatttttcaaaaaaatgaaaaaaattattattacgCATGTGCATGTTGTCAACTATTAATTTGGGTTCATGCAAAGTTTCTGATTTAAAAttgaattagtttattttctccctctctctatctTCTCTCCCTAAATACTGTCGATATCCGCCTCCTCACCGTAGTTTCCTTGTATCCTCcgaacttgtattatttacaAGAGTAAGAGTAGCACACGTGGCATGGAGCGTCTAAAGTTTAATTGCAAAAGCACCCGTTGGCAAATATTTTCGAATAAGACAATAGACGTTGGGGTCAATTCGTGAATAGTGGACAAAATATAATGTCATTTCTAACCTACAGGATTCCGAAGACTGCAAGGTCAGAATTGGTGTTTCATATATGGCATGTTGAGTAATCCGTAATTGGATTATGaggaattaaattaaagacaaattgaattgaagaggagttggattgaggagaattTAGATTCtggattcctattgaagttgtttactaaaccatatggattGAGAAAAGTTAGATTTcgaattcctattgaagttgtatACTAAATCATATGGAATTATGATATAAGTGatactaattactaaaatgtcctcgTTGTTGGGTTAAAGTAGTTGAcaaatttagaattttaaaaattgtgaggatataatgggtaaaaaagatgaattcatAGCACATCCCacccaaaaattgaatttctccaaaatcaagaattcaattcctaattttattTGGGCTCcacttattttcaattttttgatgtgaagtaaacaCATGAATCCTCCataaatgaaattcaattcttaatgaGAATTCCAATTCCTAATTAGTAaatacatcattatattctttgttttgtgcTCTCTCCAAGTTGGACGATCTTCAAATTTATTAGGTTAGGCTCTGTTCGTCTCAGCTATGTTTTTCCTCTTGTTGTGTCTTTAAATGATAAGTAGCTCGCCAACCTCGTTATTTCACGACTCACGTGTAATTTTCATGGGCTTTTGCAAactcccaaaacaaaacagaattgGAGATTGATAAGTGTGCTTATCTACTAggccttcctttttcttctctcatgATCAACCCATTTCAATTTCTCAGCCTACAAAAGACCTTTGTGGGATTGCAAGTAGGATTGGACAATCTGATtcttaccccaaaaaaagaaaaaaaaaatttggcgagtccaaattaatttcaatatctgaaaatgtcgaaaaaaaattgaattggaattggaatgtaTCTCAAGATTCCGAAGTTCCAAAATATATTGGGATTTCAAGTTTAGACTACACGTGACTAATTCAACATTGAactaattataatttgatGACCAAATAGACACAGACGacttattaaataaatgatAACATCTAAATAATAGCATATAATAGTTTTTCGAGCTTTTCGTatgagttttcaatttttaaccatttttaactttttaaattgttgttttcaactattttccaaaatatatatataagttttgaaaattttccaaaaatttggagtttttttaattgaaatggATGTTAAAATTTCGAAATTTTtgaacataattaaaaaataattttcattcCAAAAAATTTTTGAATTCGTATTGGAATCCCCTTATTTCAATCTGATCCGTCTTAAAATCAACCTAGACCTTTGTGAGTCCAAAACCTACTCGGACCTTTAGCAATTAGGCAAGTGCGAAGTTGGTTCAGTctaggaaaaaataaaaaaagataaaaaggatGGGGAAGTTCGTGCTAGGTCATAGGTTTCGAATTTGTATAGTTATGGTCACAAACTTTTGTTCCCCTACCTTATGCCAATCTAATTTTATCCCCTTCTTTCAGCATCAACATTGCTGTCGACAACATCATCAAGTTTCATGTCCTCAGTGTACCTAGAAGAAATAATCACATGAATTTTAACATAAATTCAAAGCAGATATATTGGTGCATGGCATGCTGCTGATTACACATGCTAATACATGAATAATTAAGGAGATACATTAAATAGAATAAAATCATTCTTAAGAATAGAATAAAGATCGTTCTTAAGAATCAAGGATCAGTAGTCCCAGTATCAATTATATAGATAACAAGATGGGTGGCTGCACGGTCGAAAATgtggaaaataaattttacttatcaattttatttgtataaactggaaaataaattgataaattatttttctcacGTCATTATGGAATTAAATGATAAGAGacacggttttttttttaatttttaaaaatatatacaagcagaattctactttaatctaatctaaactacaGGGAGGAAAATTCGAACTCAAGTGGAGAGCGTGGAGCACATCCACTTTGCCAACTTGATTAAGCACGTCTACAAGCCTTGACCCATAGTTAATTTCTCTCAACAGGTGGAAAGTTTAGCAGAGGGGGCTGAGCATAGACCAGAccgaataaaaaaagaatatcaaacatttaaaaaattgataattttataaatagtaagAAAAAAACACTTTCAAAAATGTTTTCCACTCTTCCGAACAACAGGGAAGATAGAACAAGTTCTTCGCTCGGTATATATTACAGAAATGAGAATTCATTAGCAAAAGTTAGCAGAGGAGTGGAGCCAATCTCATCTTGCTTTAAACTTCTTGGACTTTCCACCCTTGTGACCAAAATACTTCTCAATATCCTCCTCCTCGCCGTAGTTTTCACCCTTCCTCTTCTTGCCTCCACCGTCTTTAATTTTCTGGTAAAGTCGAAGTGTAGATCACGTTAACCATAATGGAACCAAACTTCTTGATACACTGGCAAGTAAACAAGAGATAGAAAACAACACCAACTTAAGAAGAACATTACCTTCAGGGCCAGTCTTTtggcctctttgacacgttcAAACAATAGCAggacttcatcttcttcagcagGGAATTCGGGTAACTTTTTGTCTGGACATCGACAAATTTGTAAGCATCCAAAACACTCTATTTTAGTATCTCAAACAGACAAACATGGGAAACTACTATAGCCTACCAATAAGCTTCTCTATCTGTATATACCACTCCAACTCGTACTGATTCACAAGAGAGATTGCAACCCCATATCGTCCAGCACGAGCTGTTCTTCCTACTCGATGGATATAATCCTGTGATTCACTCGTAGTTAGCAAACAAGGGCAtacagaaacaagaaaaatacagTTGTACGACAGTATATTgtctatatattattaaatacattatttttcttcttattcccTTTGAATTAGATAGGCTTGCAGGTTTTCGAGTACACATAATTTCCCCAACACACTAAAAGCATTACATACATAGAGTAGAGGGTCGGGTGGGGGCAATGGCACCCATTCAATATCCAAAATGGTCTGCTGTAGTAATGAACTAGTGAAGTTCTTCATTTGAGTGCAATAAAAAGGTGTTACCCTTACCGATTTAAGGACAAATTTAGTGGCTTGGTATTATAGGAGAATCCATATTTTTCCTGAGTCATACAGGTAAAACGTTGCAACATGTAGCTCAATAATAATACTAGGGACTAAATAGCATCAACTCAACTAAATAACAAAAGATATATTAACATCTGAAAACAAGATGAATGGCTAACTTTGATGTAAACTGCGAACAACAAGCCCTACACCAGGTTAAACAATAGCAAGCCTAACCTTTGAATTTGTGGGGATGTCATAATTAATAACCATATCTACTGATGGAATATCCAATCCTCTACTGGCCACATCAGTGCAAATAAGTACATTACACTCTCCAGCTTTAAACATATTTAAGGCGCCAAGCCTTTTTGACTGCCAGAAACAATCCACGAACAAAGTTAGAGAAATTCTGGAATATCAATGAATAACATGGTTCCAACGAATAAAGCAAACTTGAAAAAAAGCTCTAAAAATTAATgttattatatgttatatacCTGGGTCATATGACCACTAATTGGGATGGCCCTTATGCCAAGATTTCGAAGCATCAAAGCCAAAAGCTGTGTTGCATCACATGTACGAGTAAATACCATTGTTGTACACTGACACTTCTCGgtcaaaatatatacaagatAGCAATCCTGCAAGGACAATCATTGTGAAAATATATCCAAGGGAGACAAACTGAGCCATAAAATGACAGGAACATCAGGGAAGGAAAGCATGCATGCCATGATTATATCTTCACTCTGTGTCCAGAATATTGCTACATCTCACTTATATtgcattttatatattaaaatatttaaaagactCTTGCCAACTATTTTGGCACCACTGCTACATCTGTCATTTCATGTGTAGTTGTACTATGTCACCTATGCCTTCCAACTCTCTAAACACACAAGTTTTATCTTACCTTCACTCCAGGATGTCcacgaaataaataaaacaattcaGGAGCTCATATGATCAGAGGTAAATTCATTGGTCTTTGACATTTTTTAATCTATAATCCTATTCTAACATAGACAAATCTTTTAAGAGGCAAAGGCATAACATCAGGTGCTTTACGAGCCATAAATAAATGTGTAAAGAAATCATGAATCAGTCTTTTAGGCATTTCTTTTCAAGTACACACACTAGAcaagggaaaacaaaagttCTTGGATCTGGGTTCACCAACCACCAAAATTAAAGCTAaaagcaattaaaaaagatgtTTTCGAAGCTGCTCTATGGCCTCAAAGTATAATCTAACGATGCTTTTTTCCTAATCTCCTGTTAAGAGTGATAGTTCATCTTTGTGTATTATATTGGCAAATATTAGCAGCAGTCTTAACCATAATATACTTTGACGTATGATTCATAAACAGCAGAACATGTACATAATATCAAAATGAGTAGAGGCATAACCAAAAGTTTAAAATTATACGAGTAGAAAAAATCACAAGACCTTGTACTTAGCCGGCAGAAAACGATACTGCTGATTTAGTGTGTCAACAGTAGAATATTTTGATGCTACTTCAATCTGAGataagtgaagaaaaaaaaagaaaaaaaaaagaaagaggttGTTAAAATTTAGGAAAGAATTGTGGAGAATGAACATTGTGCAGCAAACTCTTTCATCATACCTTCACAGGGTTCCTTAAACAAGCCCGTTGCAGCTTTTTGACCTGCAACGTTACAAGCACAACTCTGTTAACTgatgaaaaattataatatatatatatatatatatatatcagtccccttctattgagggatccctcaaataattttatttgaaggacaccctttagggtactctacgttttttttttccaacgatccaaaccatctattttttaggacttcattcatagatcatccttgcaaaaaattagacaaatcggaaaccgtttagATAtctaattgtgtcctacaaaatcaatgcacacaatgcttcaagaaagtacgaaaatttcattaatttaattgagtggtcttttgatatcggatttaagtgattttttatagagatgatctttgaatgaatatctacaaaatagacggtttggattagtgaaatacaatgtggAGTATGCCCTACAAGGGTGtgcctcaaataagcttatttgagggatccctcaatggaagctctctctatatatatatatatatagttattctCTTATCCGGATGTCCGCATAGGAGAATTtctgtatatatgtgtgtgtgtgttttagaTTTGGAAAGCCTCTCTTATATAGAATCCAGCTGTGCATATACAGTATAATTTTCCTAGGTGTCGCAGTCCAACACCATCACCAAGCACCAGGACAATTTAATTGGTGGCATTTTGAAGAGTGAAACTGAATAGATTCTTAACTGTTTTTGCTAATGCTGCTCAACTCCAAAACCTACTATTACAAGCATTTGGCATCTGCCAGCATAATATGTTCTCTAAGACACATATCTTCTCTGCTTGGGAGCAGGTAGGAAATGCAACCTCAAATAATATGgcaaaagttttttttcttttttgtagctGCTTCGGGACTAATAGTAACAGCAGCATATAAGCATTTTCATGACATGCAGGCTTACTTCAATCTCTGTTTTTTTCATGAAAACATCAATTTCAACAGTGTcccataatttaaaattttggtagcATATTTCACCTTATACAAACACTTCTAAAATCGACAGctttttggttaaaaaaatagaaaccaaGCCACACATGTCCAATCAGCATGCCACTTTATGGTATTTAATATGCACCAAACCATGGTACGagatgaaaataaaagcacaaatacaaagaaaaaaaaaatgtagatGCGTTGAAATAATTGAACATATACCTTTTTAGTCATGGTAGCAGAAAATAAGTACGTTCTCCGATCACGAGGGATGACATTCAGGATTTCATCAATTGATTTCTCAAAGTCCTCGTTAAGCAACCTGTCAGCCTCATCTAAAACCTGCTCCATTGGATATAAGAGGCCTCTTAGTATATCTAGCCAGGTCTCAGACATGAGACATTTGAGATCATATCACAAGCAAATACAAATTCTTTTAAGGTAATCATATAAGCTAATGTCACTAGTCTAACTGAACAAGAAAGAAGATGCAAGAAAAAGTCTGACAAAATGCAACACAGACAATGCTTGttataaattaaacaattgaattattcTTTAAAGATCTTTTCATTATTTCATCCTCTGTTAGTCTCTATTGACCTCTGCTTACAAGTGCATGTAGTGGTCTACATTGTATATGACCATACCATCTAATTCATTTGTAAGTTTTTATAcacaacaaaaattgaaaagataacatattaaaataagcAGATCATACCAAATATTTCAATGAGCGAAGAGAAAATCCTTTTGTGTTCGATAGATGATCCATGAGGCGTCCAGGTGTTGCAACCTGCgagaggggaaaaaaagataacaaatcaaaacataagttgtcaatttttgaatatttacaCAAAGATTCACATAAATCACGAAGGCTGCCGTGccactaaaataaaaacttacaaCAACATGTGGCCGCTTTGCAAGATTGATAGATTGTTGCACCATGTCAACTCCTCCAACTAGCTAATCAAAATTAAGTAGCACAAAAAATGTTTAAGAAAGTTAATCAATGAGAAGCTTCAATCCAACAACTTCAGAATCTCATCTTTAAAAGCTCTAAAGAATGATTAACTCCTGTTTACTTTATAGACTTAATACAAAGCACCAAGAGAGAAATTATACATTGTTCAAAAATTGCACACCCCGATAAGAATTAGCcactaaatataatttaagCCTGTATGAAACAACAGAAAAGAGCTTTGAACATAATTTCAGTAGTTTGTACTTTACAAACTACACATCATTTTCCTCAACTAGCTGTCTATTTAGTTTGGCAAATCTCATACAATTGGTAATGTGCACTATGCCAAACTAGCAAACTAAATAGGTCAAATGCTTACCACTGCACACTTGACACCAATCTCTGAGCCTAAAGCTTGAAACTGCTCAGCAATCTGAATTGCAAGCTCTCTGCAACATACCCAAGTCAATGGTAAGATACAGTTATAAAGGTCAAAATATATAACAATCCGATGCATCATACAGCTTCCTCGTAacatttaatctaatttaagTATCCAACCTTGTCGGGGACAGAACGCAAGCAAAAAATGCTTGTGGGGAATTTATTAACTCTTGCAATATTGGTAGCGCAAAGGCTCCAGTTTTACCCGAACCAGTTTGTGCAAGTGCGATCAAGTCTTTTCCTTTTacacaaaaattcataaatcagTAGACATATACATACAAAATCTATATGTGAAAATCGAGCTCAGAAATTTGCTAAAACCAATTGGGCAAAAagttaataaatatttgaaaaataagaaatgtgAAAGCAAAGAGATACAAAAGTATGAGAGAGTGAACGAACCATCAAGGGCTGAAGGCATGGATTCGACTTGAATTGGGGTAGGGACTGTCCAGCCCAATTTTTGACATGCATCCACCAATTCGTCGCATATCCCCAAAGTCTTAAACGTCGTCGTCTGCTTCTCTTCGTCGGTGGCCATTCCCTCAAGTCCTGATTTTGCTGAGCAGAGGAAACGGCGGCGTATTAAGATCAATTGCTCATCATAGGGAAGGGATGACGATAATGAATAGATACGTTTAGGGTTTGAGTTTCAGATAGAGTACCTGAAGCAGAAGCTTAGTCTCTGTGGCGCGAGAAGTTCGGGTCGTCGGCTTCCGCGGTTAGGGTTTTtctgtgtttgtttgtttgtattgtattgttttttgttttgcagtcTGTGTAAGGGTTTAAGGCGGTAAAAGACAACATGAAGATCAATTTTGGAATTAATTACACTTTTGTCACTGCCATTTggctttaattttatttcagtCTATagttcaaaaaagaaacaaacaaaaaaaagttatttcgTTTTGAAAAATCAAGATAACTGAAGACGCTTTTAATAGCATTTAGGCGAAAAACTTgcatttctcttttattttttaatatgaaggaTAGTCTACATAATAAGGGAATGAGATTTTTACACACTACTAAAGTGTTTTGTGGGTTCAAacttgaaaagagagatagcatattaaactcacacacacaatacgGATACAAGAACTCGAATCCAGAACCTTACTTAAGGGAGTAAATActtcaaaccactacactagtgagtCATTCGCGAGACCACTACTCTTATGTTTTACTTCATAGGTGCTTATTTTCAAAAAGcacttaatttttaataaatattttcatgtGTTTTGATTTACGAAAAGTGATTATGAACATGAGAACTTTATACAAAAGCAGTCTCAAACGAGCAATATTTCTCTTTGGTCCAAATCTAAATGAATTTatctttccttcctttttttcccatCAAGAAATTGTCTTTCATTGTGAActtaatgttattttattatggcTATAATTGGTATTAAAATTTGGTTGGGCTGAAAATAATTGGGGCTGAGCCAATAGCTTCATCAATGGGCTTATACAACTACACCCTCAGGCCCAATAATcacacaagaaaagaaaaagaaaaaaagaaaaagaaatctgaAGTGTCTCGCTCGCTCACAAGCAGGACCCATAATGCGAGAAATTTTTCGCTGAGTGGAAGCCTGAAGAAGCAAGAAGCAGAGCTGGCTAGTTCCTGCAAAAAATTCCCAGCTCTCAAACTTGAGCTTCCACAGCCAGCTGCATATTTGCCCAGTTTTACACGCAGAAGCTacctaaacccaaaacccatctcTCTCCCATGCCTAGAAGAATCCACAAACTGTGGCATTCAGCCCCACCTATCAAACCACCCCAACCCAGAAATCTCATGCTTTGCTCGAAAGGGTTTCTCGGAAATCACCAAAGAAATATTCGGCAGAGCATTGCATGCATTATGCATAAAGGGGTTCGTGCCTCTCGGTGTATTCAGTTCGAATACTTTGGTAAATATGTACTGGAAGTTTGGTCGTATAGGGTATGCGCGCTATATATTTGATAATATTCCAGAGAGAAATGAAGCTTCTTGGAACACGATGATGTCGGGTTATGTACGAGTAGGTTTGTACCCCGAATcgattggatttttttctGGAATGATTGGCCGCGGGTTTAAGCCAAGCGGGTTTGTCATTGCTAGTTTGATAACTGCGTGTGATAAGTCGGCTTGTATGTTTAATGAAGGATTGCAAGTTCATGCTTTTGTAGTTAAAATTGGTTTGTTATGTGATGTCTTTGTTGGTACTTCTCTTTTGCACTTTTATGGCACCTATGGTCTTGTGTCTAAATCCCGGAAGCTCTTTGAGGAGATGCCGGATAAGAATGTGGTTACTTGGACTTCTTTGATTGTTGGACATTCAAATAATGGAGATTTGGGAGAAGTTATTAGTATATATAAGCGTATGAGACTTGAAGGAGTATGTTGCAATGATAACACATTTGCTATAGTCATTAGTACTTGTGGGATGCTGGAGGATGAGCTATTGGGTCACCAAGTTCTTGGACATGTTATGAAACTTGGACTAGAGAATAGTGTCTCTGTGGCAAATTCCCTCATATCCATGTATGGTGGCTGTGGTAATGTGGACGAGGCCTTCTATGTCTTTGATCACATGGATGAACGTGACATAATCTCATGGAATTCGATTATTTCTGCAAGTGCGCAAAATGGGCTTTGTGAAGAATCATTAAGGTGTTTTCACTATATGCGGCATGTTAATAAAGAAGTGAATTCCACAACACTTTCATCATTGTTGACAGTCTGTGGTTGCACTGATAAACTGAAGTGGGGCAGTGGAATTCATGGACTAGTAGTAAAATTTGGGCTGGAATCAAATGTTTGTGTTGGCAATACTCTTATAAGTATGTATTCTGAAGCTGGAAGATCAGAAGATGCTGAGTTAGTTTTCCAAAGAATGACAGAGAAGGATATAATCTCATGGAACTCTATGTTAGCATGCTATGTTCAGAATGAGGAGTGCCAAAAAGCCTTGAAACTTTTTGCTAAAATGCTTCGGATGAGAAAACCAGTAACTTATGTGACTTTAACAAGTGCACTATCTGCCTGTCCGAACTCTGAATTTCTCATTCCAGGGAAAATTCTTCATGCTATTGCAGTCCTTACAGGCCTACAAGACAATGTGATAATTGGCAATGCACTAGTTACCATGTACGGAAAGTTTAGTATGATGGTTGAAGCTGAAAAGGTATTGCAAATAATGCCCAAGCGAGATGAAGTTACTTGGAATGCCCTTATTGGTGGTTATGCCAAGAGCAAAGATCCAAATGAGGTGATAAAAGCTTTTAAATTAATGAGAGAAGAAGGAACTCCAGCAAACTACATCACAATAATCAATGTTCTTGGTGGTTTTATGACTCCTGGTGATTTACTAAAACATGGAATGCCCTTCCATGCACATATAGTTCTAACAGGATTTGAGTCAGACAAACATGTTCAGAGTACCCTTATAACAATGTATGCTAAGTGTGGTGATTTGAATTCAAGTAATTCCATATTCAATGGATTAGATTTTAAGAACTCCATTGCATGGAATGCAATCATTGCTGCAAATGCTAATCATGGGTTAGAGAAAGCTTTGAAACTTGTTGTGATGATGAAGAAAGCTGGAGTAGACTTAGATCAGTTCAGCTTTTCAGTGGCACTTTCTGTTAGTGCTGACCTGGCTATGTTGGAGGAAGGCCAACAGCTTCATGGCCTGGTAGTTAAGCTTGGTTTTGACTCGGACCATTATGTTACAAATGCTGCCATGGATATGTATGGAAAATGTGGGGAGATGGAGGATGTTTTGAAATTACTTCCCTCTCCAACCAACAGATCACGATTATCATGGAACATTTTGATATCATCTTTTGCCAAACATGGGTGTTTCCAGAAGGCTAGGGAAGCTTTTCAGGAAATGCTAAATCTTGGTACAAAACCTGACCATGTCACCTTTGTTTCACTTCTGTCTGCTTGCAGTCA belongs to Prunus persica cultivar Lovell chromosome G4, Prunus_persica_NCBIv2, whole genome shotgun sequence and includes:
- the LOC18781080 gene encoding DEAD-box ATP-dependent RNA helicase 10; this encodes MATDEEKQTTTFKTLGICDELVDACQKLGWTVPTPIQVESMPSALDGKDLIALAQTGSGKTGAFALPILQELINSPQAFFACVLSPTRELAIQIAEQFQALGSEIGVKCAVLVGGVDMVQQSINLAKRPHVVVATPGRLMDHLSNTKGFSLRSLKYLVLDEADRLLNEDFEKSIDEILNVIPRDRRTYLFSATMTKKVKKLQRACLRNPVKIEVASKYSTVDTLNQQYRFLPAKYKDCYLVYILTEKCQCTTMVFTRTCDATQLLALMLRNLGIRAIPISGHMTQSKRLGALNMFKAGECNVLICTDVASRGLDIPSVDMVINYDIPTNSKDYIHRVGRTARAGRYGVAISLVNQYELEWYIQIEKLIDKKLPEFPAEEDEVLLLFERVKEAKRLALKKIKDGGGKKRKGENYGEEEDIEKYFGHKGGKSKKFKAR
- the LOC18778472 gene encoding pentatricopeptide repeat-containing protein At3g24000, mitochondrial; this translates as MGLYNYTLRPNNHTRKEKEKKKKKSEVSRSLTSRTHNARNFSLSGSLKKQEAELASSCKKFPALKLELPQPAAYLPSFTRRSYLNPKPISLPCLEESTNCGIQPHLSNHPNPEISCFARKGFSEITKEIFGRALHALCIKGFVPLGVFSSNTLVNMYWKFGRIGYARYIFDNIPERNEASWNTMMSGYVRVGLYPESIGFFSGMIGRGFKPSGFVIASLITACDKSACMFNEGLQVHAFVVKIGLLCDVFVGTSLLHFYGTYGLVSKSRKLFEEMPDKNVVTWTSLIVGHSNNGDLGEVISIYKRMRLEGVCCNDNTFAIVISTCGMLEDELLGHQVLGHVMKLGLENSVSVANSLISMYGGCGNVDEAFYVFDHMDERDIISWNSIISASAQNGLCEESLRCFHYMRHVNKEVNSTTLSSLLTVCGCTDKLKWGSGIHGLVVKFGLESNVCVGNTLISMYSEAGRSEDAELVFQRMTEKDIISWNSMLACYVQNEECQKALKLFAKMLRMRKPVTYVTLTSALSACPNSEFLIPGKILHAIAVLTGLQDNVIIGNALVTMYGKFSMMVEAEKVLQIMPKRDEVTWNALIGGYAKSKDPNEVIKAFKLMREEGTPANYITIINVLGGFMTPGDLLKHGMPFHAHIVLTGFESDKHVQSTLITMYAKCGDLNSSNSIFNGLDFKNSIAWNAIIAANANHGLEKALKLVVMMKKAGVDLDQFSFSVALSVSADLAMLEEGQQLHGLVVKLGFDSDHYVTNAAMDMYGKCGEMEDVLKLLPSPTNRSRLSWNILISSFAKHGCFQKAREAFQEMLNLGTKPDHVTFVSLLSACSHGGLVDDGLAYYYAMTTEFGVPPGIEHCVCIIDLLGRSGRLAEAENFIKGMVVQPNDLVWRSLLAACKIHRNVELGRKAAEHLLELDPSDDSAYVLLSNVCATTGRWEEVENVRRQMGSRNIMKKPACSWVKLKTEVNKFGMGEQSHPQTGQIYAKLGELMKMIREAGYVPDTSYALQDTDEEQKEHNLWNHSERIALAFGLINTPKGSPVKVFKNLRVCGDCHSVYKHVSAAVGRKIILRDPYRFHHFSDGKCSCSDYW